In a genomic window of Bradyrhizobium sp. LLZ17:
- a CDS encoding M20 family metallopeptidase, producing the protein MERSMNTHRGSSPDPALRNLDAVLPDLADLYKDVHSHPELSMQETRTAKLAADRLRSAGFEVTSGVGKTGVVGILRNGDGATVMLRADMDALPVQEATGLPYASKATATDRDGNTVPVSHMCGHDMHVTWLAGATKLMADAKSSWRGTLMAVFQPAEETAEGAQAMIDDGLFKRFPKPDVVLGQHVMVGPAGTVAGRAGAITSAADSLQIRLFGRGAHGSMPQASIDPVVMAASTVLRLQTIVSREVAAAEAAVLTIGVLQAGTKENVIPDEAIIKLNVRTFDAGVRTRVLAAIERIANAEAAASGAPRPPEITTLDHYPLNLNNQEATSRVVDAFRGYFGAERVRPTGPAPASEDFGSFGAEWHVPSVFWFVGGTDPDTYAKAKAANKINELPVNHSPKFAPVLHPTLETGVEALVVAARAWLPA; encoded by the coding sequence ATGGAGAGATCCATGAACACCCACAGAGGCAGCTCCCCCGATCCGGCGCTGCGCAATCTGGATGCCGTGCTCCCCGATTTGGCCGACCTCTACAAGGATGTCCATTCGCACCCCGAATTATCGATGCAGGAGACGCGCACTGCGAAACTGGCGGCAGACCGGCTCAGGTCGGCGGGCTTCGAAGTGACGTCGGGCGTCGGAAAGACGGGAGTGGTCGGAATCCTTCGCAATGGCGATGGCGCGACCGTCATGCTGCGCGCCGACATGGACGCACTACCCGTTCAGGAAGCGACGGGTCTTCCTTACGCGAGCAAGGCGACCGCCACCGATCGAGACGGCAATACCGTCCCCGTGTCGCATATGTGCGGCCACGACATGCATGTCACCTGGCTGGCGGGGGCCACCAAGCTAATGGCCGATGCCAAGAGCTCCTGGCGGGGCACGCTCATGGCTGTCTTCCAGCCGGCGGAAGAGACGGCCGAAGGTGCGCAGGCCATGATCGACGACGGTCTGTTCAAGCGCTTCCCCAAGCCCGACGTTGTACTCGGTCAGCATGTCATGGTGGGACCTGCGGGTACCGTTGCCGGGCGCGCCGGCGCGATCACTTCGGCCGCGGACAGCCTGCAGATTCGCCTGTTCGGACGCGGTGCGCACGGCTCGATGCCGCAGGCCAGCATCGATCCCGTGGTCATGGCTGCCTCGACCGTGCTGCGGCTGCAGACGATCGTCTCGCGCGAAGTGGCCGCGGCCGAGGCGGCCGTGCTGACCATTGGCGTCCTGCAGGCCGGCACCAAGGAAAACGTCATTCCAGACGAGGCGATCATCAAACTCAACGTCCGGACCTTCGACGCGGGAGTGCGCACGCGCGTCCTGGCTGCGATCGAGCGGATCGCCAACGCCGAGGCAGCGGCTTCAGGAGCGCCGCGACCGCCCGAGATCACGACCCTCGACCACTACCCTCTGAACTTGAACAACCAAGAAGCCACCAGCCGGGTGGTTGACGCATTTCGGGGATACTTCGGTGCCGAGCGTGTGCGGCCAACGGGGCCGGCCCCTGCCAGCGAGGATTTCGGATCATTCGGTGCGGAGTGGCACGTGCCTTCGGTGTTCTGGTTCGTCGGCGGCACCGATCCGGATACTTATGCGAAGGCCAAGGCGGCGAACAAGATCAACGAACTTCCGGTGAACCATAGCCCGAAATTCGCGCCCGTTCTCCATCCCACGTTGGAGACCGGCGTCGAAGCGCTGGTGGTCGCGGCCCGCGCCTGGCTGCCGGCGTAG
- a CDS encoding trimeric intracellular cation channel family protein translates to MDKLPLVLDLTGTFVFALSGALAGTRRGLDLFGVMVLSFAAGNSGGITRDLLIGSVPPGRSATGATSACR, encoded by the coding sequence ATGGACAAGCTTCCCCTCGTGCTCGACCTGACTGGAACGTTCGTCTTCGCGCTGAGCGGCGCGCTGGCGGGGACCAGGCGCGGACTCGACCTGTTCGGAGTCATGGTCTTGTCCTTTGCGGCGGGAAATTCGGGAGGCATCACCCGCGATCTTCTGATCGGCTCGGTGCCCCCGGGGCGGTCGGCGACTGGCGCTACCTCGGCGTGTCGCTGA
- a CDS encoding trimeric intracellular cation channel family protein: MSLIAGLVTFYFSSLIVRMSNAVLVFDAAGLALFAVTGSSKALSFGLNPVMATVLGMVTGIGGGMVRDVLLAEIPTVLRADLYAVAALAAAAIVVIGHVLLLPVAPVAVAALISCFLLRVMAIKRGWRLPVAKGAERGDPGIQKEDSKTAERR, from the coding sequence GTGTCGCTGATCGCCGGTCTCGTCACCTTCTACTTCTCGTCCCTCATCGTGCGGATGTCGAATGCGGTGCTGGTGTTCGATGCGGCGGGGCTCGCGCTTTTCGCCGTCACGGGCTCGTCCAAGGCACTGTCGTTCGGGCTTAATCCGGTGATGGCGACGGTGCTTGGGATGGTCACCGGGATCGGCGGCGGTATGGTGCGCGACGTGCTGCTCGCCGAGATCCCGACCGTGCTGCGCGCAGATCTTTACGCAGTGGCGGCGCTGGCAGCGGCGGCCATCGTGGTGATCGGTCATGTGCTGTTGCTGCCGGTCGCACCCGTCGCGGTGGCGGCGCTGATTTCGTGCTTCCTGCTTCGCGTCATGGCGATCAAACGGGGCTGGCGGCTTCCGGTCGCGAAAGGGGCCGAACGAGGGGACCCCGGGATCCAGAAGGAAGACTCGAAGACCGCCGAGCGGCGCTAG